One region of Polypterus senegalus isolate Bchr_013 chromosome 11, ASM1683550v1, whole genome shotgun sequence genomic DNA includes:
- the LOC120538536 gene encoding tissue-type plasminogen activator-like, giving the protein MKALVFFLAALLEASCTFGEEALHIRMRRGTRKWEERCLDTVTSQKYQQGDTWLRWQDQRVQYCRCMYGLTRCHSVPVTE; this is encoded by the exons ATGAAGGCATTGGTTTTCTTCTTGGCAGCTTTACTTGAGGCGTCCTGCACTTTTGGAGAAGAG GCATTGCACATTCGCATGAGGAGAGGAACGCGCAAGTGGGAAG AGCGCTGTTTGGACACAGTCACATCCCAGAAATACCAGCAAGGAGATACATGGCTGCGATGGCAGGATCAACGTGTGCAATATTGTCGCTGTATGTATGGCCTGACCAGATGCCACTCGGTGCCAGTCACTG agtag